The following are from one region of the Verrucomicrobiaceae bacterium genome:
- a CDS encoding glycosyltransferase family 4 protein produces MSRYHAFAPVWGISKRQREELTSWGGNLFSFDLFAQLLNSPADVIHSHALNRIAGIGLRVARWKKIPHVVTLHGGALDIPAEVNEKLTAPLKGGFEWGKALGALVQSRRVLALTDAIFTCNSREAHLLQNKYPHQRIIVQPHSVPAAQYAIDHRAAALKSYPQIAGRDVIVKVARLDPAKNLPWLVRQLPEIKRRHPKAMLVLIGAGTTQHVVDELHREIQCLGLQNDVLLTGGLAAGSPELIGLIQQARVFVLSSTAEPFGIVILEAWAAGTPVISSSTSGPLNLIHHGHTGLLYEVEKPSTFHQAIDAVFGDASLHRHLREEARAHVLAVFDVSNVAAKVARVYSSLKQRGVQHSQIVNKPIHATP; encoded by the coding sequence TCTGTTCTCCTTTGATCTCTTCGCGCAGCTCCTAAATAGCCCCGCTGATGTCATCCACTCGCATGCACTCAATCGCATTGCTGGCATCGGCCTCCGTGTAGCCCGCTGGAAAAAGATTCCACATGTCGTCACGCTGCATGGTGGTGCGCTCGACATCCCTGCCGAGGTGAATGAAAAACTCACCGCACCGCTCAAAGGTGGCTTTGAATGGGGCAAGGCACTAGGGGCACTCGTGCAGAGTAGGCGGGTTTTAGCGCTGACGGATGCCATTTTCACCTGCAACTCGCGTGAGGCTCATTTGCTCCAAAACAAGTATCCACATCAGCGCATCATCGTGCAGCCGCACAGTGTTCCAGCAGCTCAGTATGCCATTGATCACCGCGCAGCGGCATTGAAATCATATCCACAGATTGCGGGGCGTGATGTCATCGTCAAAGTCGCCCGCCTCGACCCCGCAAAAAACCTCCCCTGGCTAGTTCGTCAGCTCCCGGAGATCAAACGCCGCCACCCAAAGGCCATGCTCGTCCTCATCGGCGCAGGCACCACGCAGCATGTGGTTGATGAATTGCATCGCGAGATTCAATGCCTCGGTTTGCAAAATGACGTGCTGCTCACTGGCGGACTAGCAGCAGGCTCCCCAGAGCTGATTGGCCTTATCCAACAAGCCCGCGTCTTCGTCCTCAGCAGCACCGCAGAGCCCTTTGGCATCGTTATCCTGGAAGCCTGGGCCGCTGGCACACCCGTCATTTCCTCCAGCACCTCTGGACCTCTCAATCTCATCCATCATGGTCACACGGGTCTTCTCTACGAGGTCGAAAAGCCCTCCACCTTTCATCAGGCCATCGACGCTGTTTTTGGTGACGCAAGCCTGCACCGCCATCTCCGTGAGGAGGCACGCGCACACGTCCTCGCTGTGTTCGATGTTTCCAACGTCGCTGCAAAGGTAGCACGGGTTTACAGCTCACTAAAGCAAAGAGGAGTCCAACACTCCCAGATTGTGAACAAGCCTATTCACGCCACCCCATGA
- a CDS encoding glycosyltransferase family 4 protein — MKILTLTNLYPPFYVGGYELRCSAITEELRQRGHTVKVLTSNHGLDANPAFKSQKHVERTLRIHGYYGHPWLGLDQLQHLETHNNQTLRDAIAEFHPDVVHVWCMNGLSKSLCLTLQQMEVPTVYDVSDHWILRSLKSDVWLDWWNRSSGSLASKAQRTLWSLLGRRENFQSIAPTNPVSDIRFPRLYFTSARLRQLTAEQGYDVNHGSVIHCPVDTDHFSGTPISREPQNWLWVGRLAEDKGIHTALRALTTLKEHFLGKLRIYGKGDTDYVTKLKQFAQQNRLPVSWHSGNPDQMPDVYRAHDALLFTSEWEEPFALTPLEAMSCGLPVIGTMTGGSRELFRHGVNALTYDAGNATQLAERILLLQRDHELRQKITNAGHHEVRERFAMKPIVDQVEDFLSA, encoded by the coding sequence ATGAAAATCCTTACGCTCACCAATCTCTACCCACCCTTTTATGTCGGTGGCTACGAACTCCGTTGCTCTGCCATCACCGAGGAGCTCCGTCAGCGTGGACACACTGTAAAAGTGCTCACCAGCAATCACGGTCTCGATGCAAATCCAGCATTCAAAAGCCAAAAGCACGTTGAGCGCACACTTCGTATCCATGGCTACTATGGCCATCCCTGGCTCGGCTTGGATCAGCTTCAACATCTTGAAACACACAACAATCAGACGCTGCGTGATGCCATTGCTGAGTTTCATCCCGATGTCGTCCACGTTTGGTGCATGAATGGACTTTCCAAGTCACTCTGTCTCACGCTACAGCAGATGGAAGTGCCCACGGTCTATGATGTCAGCGATCACTGGATTCTTCGCAGCCTCAAATCGGATGTCTGGCTCGATTGGTGGAATCGCAGCAGCGGATCCCTCGCGTCCAAAGCACAGCGCACCCTTTGGTCATTGCTCGGTCGTCGCGAAAACTTCCAATCCATCGCTCCAACCAATCCCGTCAGTGACATTCGTTTCCCACGACTCTATTTCACCAGCGCCAGACTTCGCCAACTCACCGCTGAGCAAGGCTACGACGTCAATCACGGCAGCGTCATCCATTGCCCAGTCGATACCGATCACTTCAGCGGCACTCCCATCAGCCGCGAGCCACAGAACTGGCTCTGGGTCGGTCGCCTTGCAGAGGACAAAGGCATCCACACCGCTCTGCGTGCATTAACCACGCTCAAAGAGCACTTTTTGGGCAAGCTTCGCATTTATGGTAAAGGGGATACCGACTACGTCACCAAGCTGAAGCAATTCGCTCAGCAAAACAGGCTTCCAGTCTCCTGGCACAGCGGCAACCCCGATCAGATGCCAGATGTGTATCGAGCGCATGATGCGCTGCTCTTCACCTCTGAATGGGAGGAGCCCTTCGCGCTCACTCCGCTTGAAGCAATGAGTTGCGGCCTGCCAGTGATCGGCACCATGACGGGTGGCAGCCGCGAGCTTTTCCGTCACGGTGTAAATGCACTCACTTACGATGCAGGAAACGCCACTCAGCTCGCAGAGCGCATCCTACTCTTGCAGCGCGATCATGAACTGCGTCAAAAGATCACGAACGCCGGTCATCACGAAGTCCGTGAGCGTTTTGCCATGAAACCCATCGTGGACCAAGTGGAGGACTTTCTCAGCGCATGA
- a CDS encoding glycosyltransferase, whose product MTTPLISIVMRSFNEAWALKETLPALAAQEYPNVELIVIDSGSTDGSQELISAAKPAHFVQITPQEYNPSRVMNHGMTLAKSDRVLFLNADATPQGQQWLRPLADALLDEKVAACFGRQIPRPDCEAVFACDYERCFGPKRVSAKWDHFFSMVSSGLRKDVWAKRGFREDLQYAEDDEYTRWCKAQGYEIHYVPESVAMHSHNYSAQQARRRAHGDARAQAKAGSFKTTSWLKTVALGVINDVRHDLPWLAANKRLDELPHALRIRWNQRIGKYTGLAEA is encoded by the coding sequence ATGACCACGCCACTGATCAGCATCGTCATGCGCTCCTTTAACGAAGCATGGGCACTCAAGGAGACTCTGCCAGCTCTCGCGGCACAGGAATATCCGAATGTGGAGCTCATCGTCATCGACAGCGGCAGCACCGATGGCTCGCAGGAGCTCATCAGCGCGGCCAAACCGGCACATTTCGTCCAGATCACACCACAGGAGTACAATCCCAGTCGCGTCATGAACCACGGAATGACGCTGGCCAAATCAGATCGCGTGCTCTTCCTCAATGCGGACGCGACGCCGCAAGGCCAGCAATGGCTGCGTCCGCTCGCTGATGCCTTACTCGATGAAAAAGTCGCCGCATGTTTCGGACGCCAGATTCCGCGCCCCGACTGCGAAGCCGTTTTCGCTTGTGATTACGAGCGCTGTTTTGGTCCGAAACGTGTATCCGCCAAATGGGATCACTTTTTCAGCATGGTCAGCAGTGGTCTGCGCAAAGATGTGTGGGCAAAGCGCGGCTTCCGCGAGGATCTTCAATACGCTGAGGATGATGAATACACTCGCTGGTGTAAAGCACAGGGCTACGAGATTCACTATGTGCCCGAATCCGTCGCGATGCACAGCCACAACTACAGCGCCCAGCAAGCCCGCAGACGTGCCCATGGCGATGCCCGCGCTCAGGCAAAAGCTGGCAGCTTCAAAACCACAAGTTGGCTCAAAACCGTCGCCCTCGGTGTGATCAATGATGTTCGCCACGACCTCCCCTGGCTCGCCGCAAATAAACGCCTCGACGAGCTACCGCACGCTCTACGCATCCGCTGGAATCAGCGCATCGGAAAATATACCGGCTTAGCTGAAGCATAG